CCTGTCATCAGATTCACACGACCCACGACCGGGCTCGCGACAAGCATGCCCAGACGGAGATGTGCTTCGCCTGCCACAAGGAACAGCGCGCCCAGATGAACCGGCCGTCGCGCCACCCGATCAAGGAAGGCAAGGTCGCCTGCTCGGATTGTCACAATCCGCACGGCAGCGCCGGACCCAAGCTGCTGGTGCGCGACAACGTCAATGACACCTGCTACCAGTGCCATATGGAAAAGCGCGGGCCGTTCGTGCGCACGCACGAGCCGGTGCAGGAGGACTGCTCGATCTGCCACAACCCGCATGGCGCCACGAATCCCAGCCTGCTCAAGCTGCGCTCCCCCTTCCTGTGCCAGTCGTGCCACGAACCGACCTCGCATCATTCGACCGTGCCGGAGGACGGCGTGGCGGGCGGCCTGAACCCGTCCACCGCCCAGGCCGTGATCATGGCGCGCGGCTGCACGAACTGCCATACGCAGATCCACGGCAGCAACAACCCTACCGATGGCACCGGCCGCGGGTTCCGCCGTTAACGTGTTAACGACAGCTAGTCAGCTAGAGAGGGGATGACATGAACGCGATTAGAAAGAGCTTTCTCCCGGGCATGCTGGCCGCGGCGGTGCTGGCCACACTTGGCTCCGCTGTCGCGGCGGAGGTTGACGAACTCACCGAGCTGACCAAGCCTGAAAGCACGGTCAGCGTGGGCATCGGGCATGTATCCCGGGACAACCAGCGCTTCGGCCAGTACACCGGACTGAACGAGAATGGTACCTACGGATTGGTCGATCTGGATTTCGTGCAGCGCGACGAAACCACCGGCACCTGGCTCAGGCTCAACGGACGCAACCTGGGCTTCGACGATCGCGAGTTGCGCCTCGAGCATGAGCGCCAGGGCGACTGGGGCTACTTCATCGACTTCAGTCAGACACCGCGGTTCGACCCGTACACCGTGACGACCACGCTCTCCGGCATCGGCACCACCACGCAGACTGTCGGCGGCAGCGCGACAGCGCAGCAATACCATCTCAAGACCGAGCGCGATGCGCTGACGCTCGGGTTTAACAAGGAACTCTCGGACAACCTGGGCCTGCAAGTGCGCTTCCGCAACGAGGAGAAGGACGGCGAACGCCTGTGGGGCCAGGGCACCTTTGGAACCTGGCGCTTCCTGACCGACCCCATCGACCAGACGACGCGCCAGATCGACGCCACGCTCAGCTACACAACCCGCAACCTGCAGCTTACGGGTGGTTACTACGGCACCGCGTTCGACAACAGCAATAACGTCCTCAACGTGCCGGGTTGCGCCATCTTTACGGGCTGCGACCAGATGGGCCTGCCGCCGGACAATGAATCGCACCAGTTGCATCTGGCCGGAGGCTACGACTTCACCAAGACGACCCGCGGAACCTTCAAGGTCGCTGTCGGCCGGATCACGCAAAACGAAGCCTTCGCCACCACGCCCACCGCCGGCGCTCCGGGCAGCCTCGACGGCCGTATCGACACGACCCTGGTGCAGGCCGGCCTGACCGCGCGCCCGATGTCAAAGCTGACGTTGCGTGCGGATCTGCGCTACGACGACCGTGACGACAAGACACCCGTGTTCACCTACTTTCCGCTCGCGGGAGTATCCGGCTCGACCACCGACGGCACCAATGAGCCACGCGACATCAAGACCATCTCGGGTAAATTTGAAGCGAGCTATCTGTTGCCGATGGCCTTTCGCCTGACCGGCGGCGTGGACTACGTGGAGAAGACGCGCAACAGCCCGCCGGTACGCTCGGTCAGCTTTCGCGAAACCACCGACGAGACGTCTTTACGCACCGAGCTGCGCCGCTCGATCTCCGAGACCGTGACCGGCGCGGTGTCGTTCATTCACAGCAACCGCGGCGGCTCCGATTGGCTGCTCAATCCCCTGTACATCAGTGGCGCCACCGGCAGCAACCAGGTCGCGCCGCTGCACTTGGCGGACCGCGACCGTGACCTGTGGCGACTGACATTGAACTGGATGCCGACCAACCCCCTGTCGGTCAGCCTGCGTCTCGATCAGGCACGCGACGAATACAGCGGGCGCGGCATCAGTGTCGTCGACCAGGCGGTGCGTGAAGGCAGGGCGGAGAACTACTCACTGGATGCGTCCTACAGCTTCACTGACGAAATGCAGGGGACGGCCTGGTACTCGGTCAATGACACCAGCCTGGAAAGCGTCCAGTGCCGCGCCGGGGCGGCGGATGCCTGCACGCCAGGGACCCAGCAGGTATGGGGATCGAACGTGCGCAACCTCGCGGACAGCTTCGGCCTTGGGCTACGCGCCGCACTCACTTCCAAGATTGAGCTGAGTGCGGATCTATCCCACTCGAAGGTGCGCGACGAGATGGAGCTGAGCTCGATCGCCGGCGCGGCCGTCAGCCCGCTGGACAACATCAACACCAAGGTCACGAGCCTGAATCTGTCCGTGAAATACGCGCTGCAGCGCAATGCGGGCATGCGGGTGATGTACATCTACGATCGCTACCGGACCGACGACTGGACCTGGGCGAACTGGAACTACAGCCCCGCCGATGGTGGCACCACCGTCCTGCAGGAGCCGACCCAGAAGGTGAGCTTTGTCGGTGTTTCGTATTATTACCGGTGGTGGTAGAACTGCCGGATTGATTGCGTTGGCGGCCGGCGGAAGCGCTAGACCGTCGCCGCTTCCACGAACGCGCGGTGGCGGCCGGTGTAGTTCGGCGTCCAGCCGGAGGTGTCGATGAAGTAGCGCACCGCCTTGCAGCGGGTGCAGCCGCGCATCTCGAACCAGTGCTCGGCGTTGGCCGGGACGTTGATATAATCGCCGCCGCTGACTTCCAGCAGGAACTGTCTGCCGTCCGGCTCGACGAAACCGAAGTAGCCGCTGCCATCGAGGATGTAGCGTACCTCGTCGTCGGCGTGGGTGTGGATCTTGTCGAACTTGGCCAGCATGTCGGCCAGCCCCGGGATGTCCTCGTGGATCACCACCATGTCGCGCGTCCGGTAGCCCTTCTCGCGCTTCAGCTCCTCGAAGCGGTTCTGGACGAAACCCAGCAGCTCTTCCTTCTCGGTGTCGTTCAGGCTTTTTCTTTGCATCAACTCCCTGGCGCGCGCATCCGCCGGGGCAGGCCAGTTGCGCAGCGTGATGCCCAGGCGCGCCAGGCGGCTCTGCACCGCGGGCAGGTCTTTCAATTCTGTTCCATCGGGAAAAATGATCCGGGCCATGATCTCTTCCTCCAGTTTTTAAAAGTTAACCGATGACCGGTTTCTCGCCGCCGGGGCGGCGCAGTGCCGGCCGCACCAGCCGCTTCGCGCTCGGCACCGGCTTGGCCGGTGGCGCCGGTGTTTCAACGGGCTGCTCCGTACGCGGCGCGGCCTCCTGACGTCGGACCTCCGGTTCGCGCGGACGTTCACGCTCCGGCCGCCGCGCCTCGCGCTCGCGGCCACGTTCCTGGCCGCGTCCGCGCTCGGGACGGCCGCCGCGTCCGCGATCGCCCCCGGGGCGGCGATCGCCACGGTCGTGGCGCGGGGGCCGCGCCACGCGCTCGATGGACGGCTGCATCTCCGGCAGCACCGGCGCGGTCGGGATCTTGTGGCCGATGTAGGCCTCGATCTCGGGCAGCCCGAACACAAAGCGCTCGCAGGCGAAGCTCACGGCGTCGCCGCTGGCGCCGGCGCGCGCGGTACGGCCGATGCGGTGCACGTAGTCCTCGGCGTTCTGCGGCAGGTCGTAATTGAACACGTGCGACACGTCCGGGATGTGCAGCCCGCGCGCCGCCACGTCGGTCGCCACCAGCACCGGCAGCCGACCCTCGGTGAAATCGAGCAGGATGCGCAGGCGCAGGTTCTGCGGCACGTCGCCCGACAGCACCGCGGCGTCGAGGCCGTTGGCCTTGAGCGTAGCGGCGATGTGCTCGGCCATGTCCTTGGTGTTGGTGAACACCAGGCTGCGGGTCGGGTCCTTTTGCCGCAGCAGGTGCACCAGCAGCGGCAGCTTCTCCTCGAGGGCGGTGTGATACAGCACCTGCGTGACCTTGTCGGCGGTGCGCTTGTCCGGCTCGATGCTCACGAACTGCGGGTTGTTCATATGCTCGTAGGCGAGTTCGGTGACGCGGTACGAGAGCGTCGCCGAGAACAGCATGCTGAGGCGCCTGGCC
The DNA window shown above is from Sulfuricaulis limicola and carries:
- a CDS encoding 1,2-dihydroxy-3-keto-5-methylthiopentene dioxygenase codes for the protein MARIIFPDGTELKDLPAVQSRLARLGITLRNWPAPADARARELMQRKSLNDTEKEELLGFVQNRFEELKREKGYRTRDMVVIHEDIPGLADMLAKFDKIHTHADDEVRYILDGSGYFGFVEPDGRQFLLEVSGGDYINVPANAEHWFEMRGCTRCKAVRYFIDTSGWTPNYTGRHRAFVEAATV
- a CDS encoding MtrB/PioB family decaheme-associated outer membrane protein yields the protein MNAIRKSFLPGMLAAAVLATLGSAVAAEVDELTELTKPESTVSVGIGHVSRDNQRFGQYTGLNENGTYGLVDLDFVQRDETTGTWLRLNGRNLGFDDRELRLEHERQGDWGYFIDFSQTPRFDPYTVTTTLSGIGTTTQTVGGSATAQQYHLKTERDALTLGFNKELSDNLGLQVRFRNEEKDGERLWGQGTFGTWRFLTDPIDQTTRQIDATLSYTTRNLQLTGGYYGTAFDNSNNVLNVPGCAIFTGCDQMGLPPDNESHQLHLAGGYDFTKTTRGTFKVAVGRITQNEAFATTPTAGAPGSLDGRIDTTLVQAGLTARPMSKLTLRADLRYDDRDDKTPVFTYFPLAGVSGSTTDGTNEPRDIKTISGKFEASYLLPMAFRLTGGVDYVEKTRNSPPVRSVSFRETTDETSLRTELRRSISETVTGAVSFIHSNRGGSDWLLNPLYISGATGSNQVAPLHLADRDRDLWRLTLNWMPTNPLSVSLRLDQARDEYSGRGISVVDQAVREGRAENYSLDASYSFTDEMQGTAWYSVNDTSLESVQCRAGAADACTPGTQQVWGSNVRNLADSFGLGLRAALTSKIELSADLSHSKVRDEMELSSIAGAAVSPLDNINTKVTSLNLSVKYALQRNAGMRVMYIYDRYRTDDWTWANWNYSPADGGTTVLQEPTQKVSFVGVSYYYRWW
- the rhlB gene encoding ATP-dependent RNA helicase RhlB, whose amino-acid sequence is MSDHHLSDKSFAGLNLPEPLLRGVHEAGFEYCTPIQAEALPLALAGQDVAGQAQTGTGKTAAFLLAAFNHLLAHPAEGRLPTQPRAIMLAPTRELAVQIHRDAEVLGKHTGFRLGLVFGGTGYDSQRKMLEEGVDVLIGTPGRLIDYFKQHVFDLNAVQVMVLDEADRMFDLGFIKDIRFLLRRMPPPARRLSMLFSATLSYRVTELAYEHMNNPQFVSIEPDKRTADKVTQVLYHTALEEKLPLLVHLLRQKDPTRSLVFTNTKDMAEHIAATLKANGLDAAVLSGDVPQNLRLRILLDFTEGRLPVLVATDVAARGLHIPDVSHVFNYDLPQNAEDYVHRIGRTARAGASGDAVSFACERFVFGLPEIEAYIGHKIPTAPVLPEMQPSIERVARPPRHDRGDRRPGGDRGRGGRPERGRGQERGREREARRPERERPREPEVRRQEAAPRTEQPVETPAPPAKPVPSAKRLVRPALRRPGGEKPVIG
- a CDS encoding DmsE family decaheme c-type cytochrome; its protein translation is MKITGRILVVCICLGLGGAASPLLAEEAKPAADQAEAKAAPKDMVLKGDAVCTQCHDETEVYPVLAIGKTRHGVMADKNTPTCTTCHGESKSHLNIPKGEKDRPKPERLFGMRPTIPAELQVERYFGLFGKNTSTPVAERNAPCLECHNGGERIHWVGSAHEAGDVACTSCHQIHTTHDRARDKHAQTEMCFACHKEQRAQMNRPSRHPIKEGKVACSDCHNPHGSAGPKLLVRDNVNDTCYQCHMEKRGPFVRTHEPVQEDCSICHNPHGATNPSLLKLRSPFLCQSCHEPTSHHSTVPEDGVAGGLNPSTAQAVIMARGCTNCHTQIHGSNNPTDGTGRGFRR